The sequence AGAATTGTTCAGATTATTAGTTTTGAGTTCCTAATTTTTAATCATAATTTCTTAGTAGAAGCCAAAGGGTTTAAACCCTCTAGCATTTACTGTATTTATTGAACATATGGTTAATTCTTTATATTTGTTAATCTATTAAACTGTTTAGCCAGATAAACGTTTTAATAGTTCATATTTTAGTGTACAgtgttttttttaactctttttttcttttctaggtaTTTAATACAAGGTTGtttaaagtcaaagaaagacatcTGTTTCTTGCCTATTTAGGAAGAGCACAGTATGACCCAACAAAACCTAACTACATCTCTTTAGACAAATTGGTATCTGTGCCTGATGGAATATTTTGTGAAGGGATGGCCAAGGCATCAGTACGGGACTtcgaaaaattcttaaaaactcTTTAGTTTTTGATGAATGGTAGAATGTAATGATGTAaagtgaatatgtatatatgaataaattaacatattttaaaataaatgcttcagGCCTCTATTATAAATTGGGATACACTTCTGATAGATGCTTCTTCCAAGTTTCTGGTGACTTAACTCAGATTTGACTcaaccatttccttccttcttgggaaagaaaactaaaatacagTAAGCTTAGAGAAAGGGAGGCTGTTTACCAGGCTGGTGTGCTGTCCTGGTGAAGACGGGAACAGTGGAGgattttccttcttgttttcaAGGTCTTTTAAAACTGTTTCATCACAAGACAGCTATATTTTCTTTGACATATTAGGAGTTCGGAGCATGCCATATTATCCATCTAAGTATCTACTACTCCCTCAGATTTTGCTACAGAACACATTTTGGTTTATATACACTGTTATGTTCCTGAGCAAAGATATTGAAAGTTGCCCACAGTTAGCTACTGAAAATCTGGAAAGAAAAGGGGATAGGAAAGTTGTTTGAAGGACAGCAATGAGACGTAGTAAAAGGCCACATAACAAGCCTTTGTCTTATGGCCGGGGATATAAAGATTTAGCATGAGatgatacttttttttcctgtttcccatTTAGACATGTGATCCTGGGTACAGGATCTGATTGTTTGTGAGATGAGGCATCCTGGCTTCAGGGATCTGCCTTAGGATCACAAGACTGGGTAGACTGTTGGCACTGGTGGCCCCCAGGAAGCCACACTGGAATCTGCGCTCCCGTTGTAGTCCGCTCCCACACTGTCTCAGGCGGCGTGTTCTGGTTGGTCACAGTGGTTCatgggacacatgtacatctgTGCTTGTCCACCTGGAACCCTGAGCCAGGATGGAAAAAGTCTGATGACTCTCGTGGAGAAATGAGGTGGAATAAGATCCCTGACCACACCTCAGTTTTGCCAGCTCTGCCCCCTGAGCACCACAGAAGGGAGTGAAGAGGCCATGTTGGGTATCGCAGTCTCAGCAGGGTCCACGTGGAGCAGAACTGCTCAGCCGAATTCAGAACTAGGAGCAACGGTGTTTTAAAACGACCAACTTTAGGGATGGATAGTTGTGCGTTGGGGTTCTGTGTGCTGAATGTCCTGAAACTGAGAAACTAAGCTCGTAATTGGTTGGGGTCTTCCTATTAATGTATTTTACTCATTCCCTCAACAGATTATGATACAGTGGTGAGTGTGGCATAGATCCATGTCTTCATGGAGTTCTCTAACAGATGAGCTCAATAAACAGGAAACACAGGGACTtgtctggtggtacagtggataagagtctgcctgctaatgcaggggacacaggttcaatccctggtgcggGAAGATACATGcagtggagcaattaagcccacgcgccacaactactaagcccacagTCTGTAGCCTGGGAGCCGTAGAActtgtgctctgtaacaagagaagcccatgctctccacaactagagaaagcccactcacagcaatgaagacccagtgcagccaataataaattatttaaaaaaataaacagggagCGTGAAAGAAGGTTCAACCAGGAGGCATAGCATGGAACCAAACTGCCTGGTCTTTCTAAGGCTCAGAACTTCATTTTGCCTTAATTAACTACATACCCGAACAGGCTAGCTATGCTGCTGTAATGAACAACCCTAAAACCACGTATGATTTAGAACCAGAGATGTTTTTAATCTCACACATGTCCATCTTGGGGCCAAATAGTTTCTGTTCCACATTATCTAAGTGACGGAGGTTGGTGGAGCTTCAACCATGCCTGGAATGTAGCCCATCTATGGAAGGGGAAAGGAATGTGAAAAATTGCTCTTAAAAATTTCTCACATTTTTCTTGGTCAAAGCATCACATAGGCAAGCCTATCTTTAAGGGTGGAGAAGTGCAATCTTGCCATAtgccagaaagaaaataaaaatgattttttaatcaaTTCTAATGGCTATCAGTAAATGTCCAGGCTCTCTAGGCTTAATgcctattgttcagtcactaagtcgtgtccgactcagcaaccccatggactgcagtgcaccaggctcctctgtcctccagtgtctcccagagtttgcttaaattcatgtccattgagttgctgacgctatctaaccaatttttcccttttccttttgccttcaatctttcccagcatcagagccttttccagtgagtcgactcttcccatcaggcggtcaaagtattggagcttcagcttcagcatcagtctttccaatgaatattcaggattgatttcctttaggattgactggtttgatctccttgctgcccaagggactctcgagtcttctccggcaccacagtttgaaagcatcaggttttcagtgctcagccttctttatggtccagctctttatggtccagtatctgcacatgactactggaaaaaccaaaactttgaccaaatggacctttatcagcaaagggatgcttttaaatatgctgtctaggtttgtcataactttcctgacACGGAGCaggcgtcttaatttcatggctgcagtcatcatctgcagtgattttggagcccaagaaaataaaatctgccactgcttccactttttcctcttctatttgccatgaagtgatgggaccagatgccatgatcttagttttttgaatattgagttttaagccaactttttcactctcctcttgacCCCTATCAGGagcttctttagttcctcttcactttctgtcattacagtatcatctgcatatctgaggtcgttgacatttctccaggcaatcttgattccagcttgtgatttgtcCTTAATACCTTTAGGGGCTGGATTTTGTGACAGTCCTGGGTAGGATCCCTTTAAAAGGTTTTCCTTCTCTTGCCACCTTCACCCTGTAACCAGCAAACAAACTTGAAGGATAAAGAAGAGAGAACAATTTACTGAGTTCTTGTAAGGCAATTTGCCAGCTTACAAATGTACTGCATTTCTTCCTATCTTCCAACTTCACTTTGGCTACTGTAGTCTGGGAGCAGCCATTCATCACCTTTTTAGTACTGGATATAGCGCTGAGTAATACAAGAAATTGTGGTggcacagagggggaaaaaaaggtagaaGCCAACAAGATTTTAGGTCTGGATTGTGACTAAGACCATTAAACTTTTCAAATTTACGATTAGATGGCATTCTATACTGCCCCAAGTCTCAGCTTAGGACAGAAGGAAACACAAGTGGTTTCTGGTGGGTAGCTGCTATGAACTGAATTGTGTCTCTCCATCACCACTCCCCCCACCTGAACTGCAAAACTTTGGGAGATAATATATGTTTAGATGAAGCTATAAACATGGGACCTTCATGATGGTATCAGTGTCCTTGTAAGGGATACAAAAGAgcttgctttctgccatgtgaggacacagtaagAAGGGTGCCCTATACAAGCCCCAGGAAAAGAGCTCTCAACTGAAACTGACCATGCTGGCGCCTTGATCTTATGCTTCTAACTGGAGAGAACTGAGaaagtaaatttgttttttaagctactcagtctatggtattttgttaccatagactgagtggccCAAGATGGTAGTGGTGCAGAAGTTCATCAGTAACTCAGTAAGCATCAAACATGGTAACCAAACCCGACTGTTTTGTCTCTaaggtattttgttgttgtttttttttaatacttttaaatcTCTTTAATACACCTGGAGTTTATTTTGATAAAAGGTGTAAAGAGACGGTCTGACTtgtcccctctgcctgcctcACCCACAAATTAACCAATTATTCTGTTCTGTGACCTTTAGTAAAATTCTTCTACCTCAACAATTTGTGATCCTGCTGTCCCTAGTTTTTTATACTTTAGACTTAAGTTGGACTGAAAcctttaaaatgtacttttaccttaaaattgcattaaaattcTGCTACAGTTCAAATGTAGTATTAAATTGTTTTTCTCAACAAGACTGCCACTGAAATGGCTTGATGCAGAACTTCACCTGGAGAAACTGAAGGTGAGAGAGGGTTAGTTTCCCCTGGATCAGTGGTTGTAGCATATGGCCCTAGAATTAAACAGTGCCAAAGTTGTACCtttggggcttcactggtggttcagtggtagagattcttgctgccaatgcagcagacacaggtttgatccctgggtcgagaaaatcctgtggagaaggaaatggcaactcactccaggactcttgcctgagaacttccagggacagaggagcctgactgggctttagcccatggggttgcaaaagagtcagacaggatttagcaactgaacaacattttaTCTAGAGTCTCAGGTTCTGGAAGGTGAATCTGGATTCCTCCTAGTTTAAGTGCCCTTGGACAATTTATGCAACCTTtcggagcttcagtttcctcctctctaAAATGGGTACAATCATAGTATTTATCTTATAGGTttagaatgaaatgaaaataagtcCATAAACGCTTCGCGTGCTGCTTGACACAAAGGGTGCAGTTATTACTTCCCAACCTCTCAGAGCTCGCCAGTAACACAAGATCTGGTATTCTAATTCCTtgcctgtgtgcgtgctaagtcacttcagtcgtatctgactctgcgatcctatggaccgtcggctcctctgtctatgggattctccaggcgagaatactggagcgggttgccatttccttctccagttctaaTTCCTCGCCTAGTGTTTTTTCCCACCTTGTCCCAGGGAACCTGTCGCGGTTCCACGCCTACAAGATTAGCATAATGGTGACCGACAGGTGCAGGACCTCAGAGGCCAAAGGCTGGCCTCTAGAACTGCGCCTGCGCGAGCGTCTCCCCGCCCCCTACGTGACTAGCGAAGTGACGCAAGGCGCCTGCGCCCTGGACCCTGCTCGACCTCTAGGACTTACCCAGGAAGCAACGCTTCTGTGTCAGGTCAACATGGCGGGCCGGCCAGCTGGTAAGTGAGGGGCGGCCTGCCTGGTGGGCATCGCCGCGCTGAAACGTTTATACTCTCAGCAACTTGCTCCTCTCCCTGTGCTCGGTCTAAGAGGCCAGGTTTatggtgggagggaaggaggcggCTCCAGCCAACCTCAGAGACGTCTTGGGCCCACCCCCTTTCAGGGTCCAGGGCCGGCTGTTGGTGAAGGTGCCCGCGGTGGCCCCCACAGCCCTGACGGTCCGGATGCTCGAGCTCTGAGCCCTTCTCATCTCGACCTTAGAAGAAGTTCAAGGGCACCATGAGATAATTAGTGGCTCTCAACCCAAGTGAACCGAGCGTTTAATGAGAGCCAAGTGCTGTCGTGTGCGTTAGTTAGGTCCGTTCTCTCAGCGCGAGGAGGACAGTGTCAGTTTTCCTTGTAGGCTAGTAAGATAACTGAGGCCAAGTGGCCGGAGGAAACAGGATTGGAAGCCTCGCTGCACCTCTCTCGCGCTTCTCAAACAGGGAATTAGAGGCAGCTGAGTGAGTGAGTTACGGCGAAGCTTCAGTTTAATAACCTTGGCTTATCTGGAACATCCACTTGGTCTTTGGATTTGGAGACATTTGCATCTGTTTTGGGAATTGGAACAGATGTGTTTATTATGGAATAGGACGCAGATATTACTGTAATATTTAAATAACGTGAAAAAATACAGTCCCCTCCGctctccttccccccccccccgccccccgccctttTTGTCAGTCCctaacccgcctgccagtgcaggagacgcgggttggaaccccgggtggggaagatcctgtggagtaggaaatagcaacccgctccagtattgcctgaaaaattccatagacagtggagcctggtgggctacagtccgtgaggtcgcaaagagtcgcaggcgactgaacacacacacacaccccaccacccTCTAGTTTTTTCAGTCGCAGGCGACGGAAcccacacccccgcccccaggtttttttaaaaatgttggtcCCTATTTCTTTACCCCCAGCAGTTGTGAAGCTATTAGGAAACACCGGATTGCCAACCTAAATGACATTGAGCTTTTGGGGAGTGGTggagatatttaaaaattcattttttacttAACTAGACAACTACTGAAGACATTGTGCTTCAGTGCTGTGTTTGGAAACTACATAGACCTGGCCTCAGCTCCATCACTGGCTGCCTCTGATCTTGGATGGGATAATTTATGTAATTCCTATTGCTCTTTAGCAAGGACGGGCGGGTTATAAGTAACTCGCGCATGGgcgtaaaacaaataaaatagtgcctggcacacggtAAGTGTTCAGTGAATGTCAATCATTATTACCATCACTGATAAATTATGTTTACAAGTAATTGTCTACTACAAGTGCGTCTGAAGATTGTTGATGCTTTGTTAATTGTTACTTTAGAAGCAACTTTATACATCTGGTGCTTAATTTCCAAAGAGAGTTACCAAAGCTGTGATGTCTAAGAGGTTGAATCAAAGGAGAGTTTGTTTTCCTTCCTTGGTTAGGGGCTATCCCTacgacaaaattttaaaagaaaatttaaactttcCGTACCTCCCCTCCAGTACCACATCTCTCCTGTAAACATCAGGCACTGTCATGCTGCCTTTAGCTCCTACTGGGTAACCCATCAAGCTCAGTTCTGTTCCAAAAAGAGTTTTAACATTACCTGTTTCTCCTCATACACTTTCAAATATTCATTCTCTCCATGGAAAGTTAGCTGCTGGGGAAGAGGGAAATGGGCTTCTTTTACTAGTCCATATGGGATCAAAACCCTCccagaaatacatatatttttagagAGAGTAGCCAAGTGAAATAAAAGTAATGTAGAATAAAAGTTTTGGAAGATGGGGGTCATTTAGATCTGCTAGTGTATCCTGAAATCTCATCTTTACATACAACTCCAAGTCCCTTGAAAAGTTTAGAGTTATTTCCTGTAATCTGTTTCTGAAATTGCAAATGATGGAGAAGTTCCCAGTTTCTTTTCCCCCACTCCTTTAATTCTAACGGCAGCAAGGGGAGATAAAGGAATGGGATGCTTGACTTTGAAAAGCTGAAGTGGCAGTACAGTTAGCCCTCTGTATCCACTGGCTCCACACTGGAGGATTCAGCAACCTCCTggtggaaaatattttgaaaaaaaaaaaattcacaaagttcaaaaaagaaaaacttgaactTGCTGCTCTCAGCCatctatttacatagcatttattttgtatttacacCTATTTACATTGCTCTTACATTGTATTAAGTGGCAGGGGTAGTAAAGAATCCctcaggagactcaagagatgcgggtttgatccctgggttgggaagttggtctggaggaggaaatggcaacccactccagtattctttcctggagaatctgagggacaggagcctggcgggctacaatccatacagggtcgcaaagagtcatacacgactgagcgactaagcacacccCAGAGAAGATTTGAAGTAGGAAGACGTGCTTGGATTATATGCAAACACTGTACCATGTTATATAGGGGACCTGAGCCTCTTGGAGTTTGATATCTGAGGGACGGCCTGACATCAATCCCCTGCAGACAGTGAGGGACTGTAATCATACCTGTAGGTCTGTCAGGTGGTTGAGTTTATCCTTTTTCCTTACTGTCCAGTTTTTACCTGCAGTCACTTCTGCTGATAGACAAAGTAAGCAGTTTTTATCTACAATATATAGAGTATATGCTTTTAAATGAAATTCCTTCCTGTGTTTGCATTCTCTTAAGTGGGATTGTTAGCAATTAATAGTGTGACAATATCAGTTTCAGCATCAAGCAGGTGGCTGGAGGGTATTCGAAAATGGTATTACAACGCTGCCGGGTTCAATAAACTGGGTGAGTATTTgtgctttcttcttttgttttcttcttttcctgagtATAGTGCTTTTGTGGGAGTTATTATGCATCCTCAGAGTACATTCACTATTTGTACCTGTGTacgttaaattttaaaattaagtcacattttattgttaaatccatttcctttttattattgagaaGAGACGGATGGAACTGTCCCAAATGTATGAGGTGGACATGATTTATGTTCTTGAAATATGAGAGCAGAACATTTTCCTTATTATATGTTCCCTCTCTCAGCTCCTCTccttagcattttaaaatttaagttatgTGAACTTTGAAAGTAGagatttttcaaatgttaaaattatCTGCCATCTTTACAGTTAGTTGatttctgaacttttttttaGAACTTTATACTTTGTGGTGAACTTCATCTTTTGTAATTGAAGCTGGATGGAAGCATCATTAAATGTTAATGGTACCTTAGTACACTGTCATTTTAAGATTCTTTAATTCCTTGAGCTCAGAATTACAAACTATAATAAAGTAGAGACGTGGTTTATTGatacatgtttaaaaacaaggtagacattttaaatgtttttaaaattactgtagATAAAATGTGAACTTtgtggaaatatattttaaaagactcatTGTTTCCACAGTACCATTTAAGAAATAATCCATTAAATAACCCATTATTGTATATGAAATGGCATTGAGTTTCCATCATAATTATTTCTTGATATATCACCCAAGTTAATAACTTAAGTTATAAGTCAAAATtttacttatcttttaaaatgttattttcaagATGCATATTCATTCTAACTTTGTTTTTTACCATAGGCTTAATGCGAGATGACACAATACATGAGAATGACGATGTAAAAGAAGCCATAAGAAGGCTTCCTGAGAACCTGTATAACGACAGAGTGTTTCGCATTAAGAGGGCACTGGACCTCAGCATGAGGCAGCAGATCCTGCCTAAAGAGCAGTGGACAAAATATGAGGAGGTCGGACAGCTTTTGTGTGTTTGATAATGTTGGCCATTAAGGGTTCAATATTAGAAACAAAGAACACATTCATTTGTATAGTGCtttagggaatggcaacccactccagtattcttgcttagaaaatcccatggacagaggagcctggtaggctacagtccgtggggtcgcaaagaatcagacacgactgagcgacttcacttcacttcacttcacttagagtTCTTAAAGTTGTGTCAGATCGATATCCTTATGATAGTCTCTTGAGGTTAGTAGAGCAAATGTTAGCTCTGTTTTAGAGATAAACACATTGAGATCTAGACATGAAATGACATTCCAAATCATTAAGCATATCCCTGAGATAGAGATCCAGGAGTAGAATCCAGGTCTTCTCTCTCTGCGCTCTGCTCTGATGAAGAAAGGGTGGTGTTTCTGTGATCGGCCCATTTAGTGGCTTTCTGGCTCCTGGAAAGGGCTCTGAAGCGATCCCTCACCCCTTGGGCTGCATTAAAACTAGGCCAAACCTTGCAGACTctcattcctttctctttaacAGACCCTCTGATAACCTATCAGAATGGCTTATTACAATATTTCTGTGACATTGTACATCAATAAAAAGCAGACAGTTTTTAGTCTGCCtgagaatatattttcttaagcTGGAAATaagttttgtatatttcttttgttgtttaagACCTGTTGAATATTTGGGATATATCAATATGTGATGGTggcatataatatttttcttttcttcattctttaggATAAATTCTACCTTGAACCATATCTGAAAGAGGTTATtcgggaaagaaaagagagagaagaatgggcAAAGAAATAATTTAGTAGTCTAAATCTGTGGGTACAGCTGTTCTCAAGTATTTTTATGAAGTTGGTTAAACCTGAAGTGTACAATGTAGAACTATTTGGGCTGTAAATGtattactttaaataaatatcatAATTACTGTTGGAGTTTTGGAATTCTAAACCTTATTCTGAATAACTACTGAATTTATGTTGCTACTGTAGATTAGCAAGATACCTCGAAGCCCCAGCGGGGCCCCTCTTGCACGGATGGAATGGAGCAAGAAACGAGCACCAGGGACTTTATTTTATCTGAAGTAAATAgcgcagggcttcccaggtggcgctagtcgtcaagaatcctcttgccagtgcaggagacataagagatacgggttcagtccctgggttgggaaggtcccctggagaaggaaatggcaacccactccatccagtattcttgcctggagaattgccttggacagaggatcctggcggactgcagtccataagatcacagagtcagacaactgaaacgacttatcGTAACATATATAAACTGTCGCGCAGACTGGTTCTCAGACTTTGAAAGTTACTGAATGAAGGGAGAGAGGATTCACCCCCTAGTTTGCCAGGACTGGAAAAGAGCCATTATCAACCACTGTTGTCCAAATAAATTTGCatcccatctttaaaaaaaaagtatgtatattAATCCCAATATGGGTCtgtataagttatatatatatgtgctccTGTGCTAATATGtgtatcagaaaataaaaagtagacaATAGGCGAGACACTTTCCAACTCCCAGTGACTTTTCCACTTAGGAAATGATTGTTAAAGTCTATTGTGGGACTCCCCTGGCAGCCGGTGGTTAAGATGCcacgcttccattgcagggggcacaggttcaatccttggtcagggaacctaAGATTCTACATACTtaggggtgcagccaaaaaagatcTATTGTAAGCATTGGATAGTAATGATATTTAAAAGTAAAGCTGTagtccaatttctttttttttttccaatttcttttaATACATGTTAGAACCATATTATAATATCATCCCACCCCTAAATTCTAAAACACTTATTTTGGTGAAAGTGAGAACACAGAACCACAGCAAGTAGGGAAAAGAATTGTGGAACCTGCAGTCTACAGTCTTCCACAAGCTAGTGCTGTGTGTGGTAGACCATCTCTGATTGGGATCTTACCTTGTAAAACAAAACTGTGTGAAAAACAATTTTTGTATCACAGAGGCATGCCCCAGAGATACAGTGAGTTCAaatccagaccaccacaataaagcaaatactataataaagtgagtcacacagtttttggtttcccagtgcatgtaaaaaTTACAACTGTGCAATGAAGTGTATAATAGCACCGTGCTTTAAAAAACCAATGTATGTACCTTAACCAAAATATACTTTCTTGCTAAAAAATCAACCATCATTTAAGCCTTCAGCAAGTTATGCTAATAACATCAGAAGTCACTGATCACCATAACAAGTACAAtaagtttgaaatatttcaagaattgCCAAAATGTCACAAAGACAAGAGTTCCAAATGCTGTTGGAAATTGGCGCCAATAAACATTCTGGACacaaggttgccacaaacctcccatttgtaaaaaaaaaaaaatatatgtgaagCCTAATAAAGGAGGTATGCCTGTAGTTAAAATTCCTGAAACAATCAAAAGTGGGTGTGTACATCCGACATACATTTTTTATCACAGAGTGAGAGAAAATTTTGACCATGTTTCACTTTGAACAGGCAGATTCCTTTATTGAGTGAGGTCCTAGATTCAGCCACTAGGTGGTGATGCACTACAGCTTGACTACTTAAAAGGGACACAGCACCACCACTACTGAAGATTTATCCATTCTGGACCCCTGACTTCCCTCCCCTTCATTTCTCAGGATGACAACACCTTATGAGGTTTATGGCCATCAGGAGAATTTACTACTAAGCTATATACTGATGTAATGAAATCTAATATATGCTGTGCAATGAATTACGAGATGTTATTTAGTTTCAGGATTTTATTACTTCAATCAGTTTTGACCGTATTTCCTTTTATATGATTGCTCACTCTTTAAACATACCAGATGACTGTATAAGGAACACCTAATAAAGTCTAAAGatgttaaaatacatatattttaatttatttgccaTAATTTGTTTAAATTCTGGTTATACTGGTATTCATATTAAAAGCCACAACATGTTATAATCTGAGATCTCAGGTCAGATGGTGCCTCTCAACTATATTTTGCTAAGAAATTTCTTTGTATGTGTTAACAATTGAGCAAGGAGGAAGAACTGAATCGTTACAAGGTTGTTCATTTTTAGCATAGATTCCAGAAAGCTTGTTAGTATTTGAGTGGGTTATGTATTATGACAAACTATTTAAAGTGTTATTCTGGATTCTGACTATATCTCTCCTGcagttgaaaaaaatgtattatttgcttaactttgtattttaatacatttgCCTATTTTGGCATAAATGCCAAAaatgtaatttcaaaataaatcccTGTGAAATTTCTGCTAACATTATTCAATTGAATCATTGTTCTATTAGTATTCTAgctattttgaagaaaatttttataCATGCCTATGAAATTGTATCTGTAAGTCAGAAAAGATAATTATTTGTTTTACAAGCCTCAGCTTCTAATTCCTTATGCATACATTTAAAACGTGGTGTGCCAGTAAACTAGAAACTAGATGCCAACTATTTAGGCAGTCATTATCCTTTAAAGATGGACatctcagctataaaatgaagCAGTTTATGAAATGAGCCATTATTTTAGGAACAAAACATCCTGggtctgtatttttaatttatgcaCTTAGGATGAATTAATATTGACTGATGGAGTATCAATTTTGTAGCAGACACTGTTCATATGTTGTCTCTTAATCCTCCCTGCAACCTCCTGACATGATTACAACCATTGTATGGAAGAAGAAATTGGGCTtgttcattatatatatacacatacatatatatatataaaagcaacaattagaaccctgtacgaaacaactgattggtttaggaaaggagtacaacagggctgtctgctgtcactctgtttatttaacctatatactgagcacatgatgagaaatgccaggctgggtgaattacaagctggaatcaagacaggcagGAGGAACATCAATAACAGACTAGCAGAAGATAACCACTCTAATggccaaaagtgaagaggaactaaagtgcctcttgatgagggtgaaggaagagagtgaaagagcctgcttaaaactaaatattaaaaaaattaagatcatgggcatctggccccattacttcatggcaaatagaaggggaaacggTGGAattagtgacagatttcctcttgggtt is a genomic window of Cervus elaphus chromosome 21, mCerEla1.1, whole genome shotgun sequence containing:
- the LOC122678953 gene encoding cytochrome b-c1 complex subunit 7, which produces MAGRPAVSASSRWLEGIRKWYYNAAGFNKLGLMRDDTIHENDDVKEAIRRLPENLYNDRVFRIKRALDLSMRQQILPKEQWTKYEEDKFYLEPYLKEVIRERKEREEWAKK